From Serinicoccus profundi, the proteins below share one genomic window:
- a CDS encoding PQQ-binding-like beta-propeller repeat protein — protein MRGTHAIAGRTAALVCLSLVLTSCTDPGKGDPGDVLAQDTTGATSTPSTTAAPDADAASEVDGEAKTATEVDERPAAEPPPPPGPEPAWTLEGTILSTPVEHEGDLLLHVDPPGAQTMTLVSLDAATGEENWRRDAGITGLFSAGPPTLRDGLVYTFEDTGQDDQAEAVALEAGSGEEVARSTQVLRAYAQPRPCGQNEVCLSYRLPGAESVSLGHLRRDGAVLEVLDGSPYDPDAGAEESDDAQGPAEEDSVGIQVSEDWDFETGEIRIEAREAEEVVWSSSVDDHELRTDPSHTAVLGATMTMSEVYLHDVFYGEDTYGARPNVFALEEHVLLALDLGDGSPLWRATGVSLCTPGGVEVSTVITCSGDGEVINDGYAGPTTVDADDVLLSGRDVATGEVTWTQAISDEDWTALLGELPLSPDPAQTLVVVDGERVMVDVLSGDLTPAAQARLSDGFVCEWSVPWEAPDNPEDGSRRMTDRFQFPCDSTGQQVAVPTEKALSFVAQEAGGMRLVTGPDALVAFAD, from the coding sequence ATGAGGGGAACTCACGCCATCGCCGGGCGCACCGCCGCCCTGGTCTGCCTGTCGCTCGTCCTGACCTCCTGCACCGATCCCGGGAAGGGCGACCCCGGCGATGTCCTCGCACAGGACACGACCGGAGCCACGTCGACACCGTCGACCACGGCCGCCCCCGACGCGGACGCCGCGTCCGAGGTCGACGGCGAGGCCAAGACCGCGACCGAGGTCGACGAGCGCCCGGCCGCCGAGCCACCCCCGCCCCCCGGACCCGAGCCGGCGTGGACCCTCGAGGGGACGATCCTGTCGACGCCGGTCGAGCACGAGGGCGACCTGCTCCTGCACGTCGACCCACCGGGGGCGCAGACCATGACGCTCGTCTCGCTGGACGCCGCGACGGGCGAGGAGAACTGGCGACGAGACGCCGGCATCACGGGGCTGTTCAGCGCCGGTCCGCCGACCCTGCGCGACGGACTCGTCTACACCTTCGAGGACACCGGGCAGGACGACCAGGCCGAGGCCGTCGCCCTCGAGGCCGGCTCGGGCGAGGAGGTGGCGCGCTCGACCCAGGTGTTGCGGGCCTATGCGCAGCCACGTCCGTGCGGCCAGAACGAGGTCTGCCTGAGTTACCGGCTACCCGGGGCTGAGTCGGTGAGCCTGGGGCACCTGCGCCGCGACGGCGCGGTGCTGGAGGTGCTCGACGGGAGCCCCTACGACCCCGACGCGGGCGCCGAGGAGTCGGATGATGCGCAGGGACCGGCCGAGGAGGACTCCGTGGGGATCCAGGTCAGCGAGGACTGGGACTTCGAGACCGGAGAGATCCGGATCGAGGCCCGTGAGGCGGAAGAGGTCGTGTGGAGCTCGTCGGTGGACGATCACGAGCTGCGGACCGACCCCTCGCACACCGCAGTGCTCGGGGCCACGATGACCATGAGCGAGGTCTACCTCCACGACGTGTTCTACGGCGAGGACACCTATGGCGCGCGCCCGAACGTCTTCGCGCTGGAGGAGCACGTGCTGCTCGCACTGGACCTCGGGGACGGATCGCCGCTGTGGCGTGCCACCGGGGTCAGCCTCTGCACGCCGGGTGGGGTCGAGGTCAGCACGGTGATCACCTGCTCCGGTGACGGAGAGGTGATCAACGACGGCTATGCCGGCCCCACCACCGTCGACGCCGATGACGTGTTGCTCAGCGGCAGGGACGTCGCCACCGGCGAGGTGACGTGGACCCAGGCGATCAGCGACGAGGACTGGACGGCCCTCCTCGGCGAGCTGCCCCTCTCGCCTGACCCCGCGCAGACCCTCGTCGTGGTCGACGGGGAACGGGTGATGGTCGACGTCCTCAGCGGCGACCTGACGCCGGCAGCCCAGGCCAGGCTGTCCGACGGGTTCGTGTGCGAGTGGTCCGTCCCGTGGGAGGCCCCGGACAATCCCGAGGACGGGTCGCGACGTATGACGGACCGCTTCCAGTTCCCGTGCGACTCCACCGGTCAGCAGGTCGCGGTGCCCACCGAGAAGGCGCTCAGCTTCGTGGCGCAGGAGGCAGGGGGCATGCGACTCGTGACCGGGCCCGATGCCCTGGTGGCGTTCGCGGACTGA
- a CDS encoding amidohydrolase → MSTATAAVLEPLPTIRPWVEEVYRHLHAHPELSMAEHETAARVVQEVSGMPGAVDLEVHTGIGGTGVAVVLRNGEGPTVLLRADMDALPVAEDTGLDYASTVRVTNDAGEQVPVMHACGHDTHVATLLGSLRLMLEGREHWAGTVVAVFQPAEEQFNGAEAMVADGLVDLLPRPDVALGQHVLPGPAGSVQVAPGPIMASCDDFRITLHGKGGHGSAPHTAIDPVVMAASLVMRLQTVVSRQVSPQATAVVSIGRIAAGTKTNIIPAHAVLEGTVRTYDGAVAAHCLEVIERTARAEALAWGAPEPGFETFDHLPVTDNDPDATQRVRAALAAELGEEQVRDFTPEMGSEDFGELPAAWGAPGCYWGFGAFDAASWQEAETRGTERSDFPDNHSPHFAPVLQPMLDTGVRAMVAAAMAWLAR, encoded by the coding sequence ATGAGCACTGCCACCGCCGCCGTCCTGGAGCCGCTGCCGACGATCCGCCCGTGGGTGGAGGAGGTCTACCGGCACCTGCACGCCCACCCCGAGCTGTCGATGGCCGAGCACGAGACCGCGGCCCGGGTGGTGCAGGAGGTCTCGGGTATGCCGGGTGCCGTCGACCTCGAGGTCCACACCGGGATCGGTGGCACCGGGGTGGCGGTGGTCCTCCGCAACGGTGAGGGCCCGACCGTGCTGCTGCGCGCCGACATGGACGCGCTGCCGGTCGCGGAGGACACCGGGCTCGACTACGCCTCCACGGTGCGGGTCACCAACGACGCGGGCGAGCAGGTGCCGGTCATGCACGCCTGCGGGCACGACACCCACGTCGCGACCCTGCTCGGCTCGCTGCGCCTGATGCTCGAGGGACGTGAGCACTGGGCCGGGACCGTCGTGGCGGTCTTCCAGCCGGCCGAGGAGCAGTTCAACGGGGCCGAGGCGATGGTGGCCGACGGTCTCGTCGACCTCCTCCCCCGCCCCGATGTGGCTCTCGGGCAGCACGTGCTGCCCGGCCCGGCCGGGTCGGTGCAGGTCGCGCCGGGACCGATCATGGCCAGCTGCGACGACTTCCGGATCACGCTGCACGGCAAGGGCGGTCACGGGTCGGCGCCGCACACCGCGATCGACCCCGTCGTCATGGCCGCGTCGCTGGTCATGCGCCTCCAGACCGTGGTCTCGCGGCAGGTGTCGCCGCAGGCGACCGCGGTCGTGAGCATCGGGCGGATCGCGGCGGGCACGAAGACCAACATCATCCCCGCGCACGCCGTGCTCGAGGGCACGGTGCGGACCTACGACGGCGCGGTGGCGGCGCACTGCCTGGAGGTCATCGAGCGGACCGCCCGGGCCGAGGCGCTCGCCTGGGGTGCGCCCGAGCCCGGCTTCGAGACCTTCGACCACCTGCCGGTGACCGACAACGACCCGGACGCCACGCAGCGGGTCCGCGCCGCGCTGGCCGCCGAGCTCGGCGAGGAGCAGGTCCGCGACTTCACCCCGGAGATGGGGTCGGAGGACTTCGGCGAGCTGCCCGCTGCCTGGGGTGCACCAGGCTGCTACTGGGGGTTCGGCGCCTTCGACGCGGCCTCCTGGCAGGAGGCGGAGACGCGCGGCACCGAGCGCTCCGACTTCCCCGACAACCACTCCCCGCACTTCGCCCCGGTGCTGCAGCCCATGCTCGACACGGGGGTGCGGGCCATGGTCGCCGCGGCGATGGCGTGGCTCGCCCGCTGA
- a CDS encoding PfkB family carbohydrate kinase: protein MTASSRRVIHTGQAMVDLVLEVGRLPARGGNVMADSATRYAGGAVTIVVAAARTGAPAVLAGAVGTGPNGDLVREVLATEGVEVSAPAVEDLDTGVCVVLVEPSAERTFVTTRAAERRITADSLATSDPRPGDLVCVSGYTLLPPTRDPLLGWLHDLPEGVAVVLDPGAPFATFEPDVVERVLARTTVWTSNAAEARELTGSPDTQDGEVDLGALCEQVAGRLAPDAVVVVRDGPRGCVVRADGRATQVPGFPQTAVDTNGAGDTHTGVLCAEVAGGRDWPEAARRANAAGAIKVTRRGPATAPTASEVDAFLTGRA from the coding sequence ATGACGGCGTCCTCCCGCAGGGTCATCCACACCGGTCAGGCCATGGTCGACCTCGTGCTCGAGGTGGGCCGGCTGCCCGCGCGCGGCGGCAACGTCATGGCCGACTCCGCCACCAGGTATGCCGGTGGTGCCGTGACCATCGTCGTGGCGGCCGCGCGGACCGGGGCTCCGGCGGTGCTCGCGGGAGCGGTCGGGACGGGACCGAACGGCGACCTCGTGCGCGAGGTGCTGGCGACGGAGGGCGTCGAGGTGAGCGCGCCGGCGGTCGAGGATCTCGACACCGGGGTCTGCGTCGTGCTCGTCGAGCCCAGCGCGGAACGCACCTTCGTCACCACGCGTGCCGCTGAACGCCGGATCACGGCGGACTCCCTGGCGACGAGCGACCCGCGGCCGGGTGACCTCGTCTGCGTGTCCGGCTACACCCTGCTCCCGCCGACCCGTGACCCGCTGCTCGGCTGGCTGCACGACCTGCCCGAGGGGGTCGCCGTCGTCCTCGACCCTGGCGCCCCCTTCGCGACCTTCGAGCCGGACGTCGTCGAGCGGGTGCTGGCCCGGACGACGGTGTGGACCTCCAACGCCGCCGAGGCCCGCGAGCTCACCGGGTCACCGGACACGCAGGACGGAGAGGTCGACCTGGGTGCCCTGTGCGAGCAGGTCGCGGGCCGGCTGGCTCCGGACGCGGTGGTCGTGGTCCGGGACGGCCCGCGCGGCTGCGTCGTCCGGGCCGACGGACGGGCCACGCAGGTCCCGGGCTTCCCGCAGACCGCGGTGGACACCAACGGGGCCGGCGACACGCATACCGGAGTCCTGTGCGCTGAGGTCGCGGGCGGCCGTGACTGGCCCGAGGCAGCACGCCGGGCCAACGCGGCAGGGGCGATCAAGGTGACGCGCCGCGGCCCGGCGACCGCACCGACGGCGAGCGAGGTCGACGCCTTCCTGACGGGCCGCGCCTGA
- a CDS encoding nitroreductase family protein codes for MEFGEVVRRRRMVRAYDPDRPVPEEVVTRALEHATRSPSAGFSQGWDFVVLTTEQERERFWSAATSAEARERMDPWLRGVRSAPCLVVCLSDKEAYLERYAEPDKGRADRDEAHWPVPYWDVDTGMAALLMLLTAVDEGLGGLFFGVPVEHGAQTVAALGAPAGRRIVGVVAMGYAASDRDRRSPSLRRGRRPVSEVAHRGAYGRPWVGGEVRREVEQG; via the coding sequence ATGGAGTTCGGCGAGGTGGTGCGACGGCGGCGGATGGTGCGGGCGTACGACCCCGACCGCCCGGTCCCGGAGGAGGTCGTGACCCGGGCGCTTGAGCACGCGACACGGTCCCCGAGCGCGGGCTTCTCCCAGGGATGGGACTTCGTCGTGCTCACCACCGAGCAGGAGCGTGAGCGCTTCTGGTCGGCGGCGACGAGCGCGGAGGCGCGTGAGCGCATGGACCCGTGGCTGAGGGGGGTGCGGTCCGCCCCGTGCCTGGTCGTGTGCCTCTCCGACAAGGAGGCCTACCTCGAGCGCTACGCCGAGCCCGACAAGGGGCGCGCTGATCGCGACGAGGCGCACTGGCCGGTGCCCTACTGGGACGTCGACACGGGGATGGCCGCCCTGCTCATGCTGCTGACCGCTGTCGACGAGGGGCTCGGTGGGCTGTTCTTCGGGGTGCCGGTCGAGCACGGGGCCCAGACCGTCGCGGCGCTCGGGGCACCGGCGGGCCGCCGGATCGTCGGGGTCGTGGCGATGGGGTATGCCGCCTCAGACCGCGACCGCCGCTCCCCCTCGTTGCGTCGGGGCCGCCGTCCGGTCTCGGAGGTGGCGCACCGCGGCGCCTACGGCCGGCCGTGGGTCGGCGGTGAGGTGAGAAGGGAGGTGGAGCAGGGCTGA
- a CDS encoding bifunctional GNAT family N-acetyltransferase/acetate--CoA ligase family protein, whose translation MSEAEELPPGYPREWEADVVLSDGRVAHVRPIRPDDTDAIHAFHEAQSEQSIYLRFFAPIKRLSDKDVHRFTHVDYSDRVALVMYVRDDLVGIGRFDRITPGGSVAEVAFNVSDHHQGRGIGSVLLEHLADIGREGGVTRFVADVLPQNRRMIGVFRDAGFEVSHEFDDGVIAVSFDIEPTEASRAVRMSREHRSEVRSMRAVLHPETVAVVGVSRRPATIGRAFFDDIVAGGFTGRVYPVNNAAEPGTLINGHPSVASVRDIEGGVDLAVVAVVAEEVLGIVEECADAGVKALVVASEGFAETGPEGRALQRQLLIRARHYGMRVLGPTSFGLINNDPQTRLNASIAAAEHLPDFGRLGLFSQSGGLGIALLASARRRGLGLSTFASAGNRIDISGNDLMQYWTDDENTTVVGLYLESMGNPRKFTRIARKLAMTKPVIVVKSGAGQHAIPQGHRVRATQERPETFGQMLRQSGVVRVDNAHQLFDVAQLLLSQPLPCGDRVAVVSNNDALGSLAADAASSRRLRVTHGPVTVSAEALTEQFRDVVEQALADEEVDALIACFIPPIADIDPDVVDAVATAVAGHDKPCVATFLGMRGVTPGAGVPTYPMPEDAVRALTAAVRYAQWRRRDHGERVRPEGVDRPVAARIIEEALSRQPRGVELTTEETGSVLAAYGISVWPVVPVGSDTEAVAAYRKLGGTVVLKATSPMLSHQPGQGWIRTGLRHPKAVGAAYRDLAALLDPVGAEGIALQQMGPSGVTVEVNSAEDPLFGPVVGFGIAGLPIDLLGDEALRFPPLTDVDIAEMVSSIKAAPMLDGYRGAMPVDHAALHDLIARVSVLADDHPELAHVRLNPVMAHPEGIEVLGASIRVAPAPTRADAERRTLLADV comes from the coding sequence ATGAGCGAGGCCGAGGAGCTGCCCCCCGGATACCCCCGCGAGTGGGAGGCCGACGTCGTCCTGTCCGACGGGCGGGTCGCCCACGTCAGGCCGATCCGCCCCGACGACACCGACGCCATCCACGCCTTCCACGAGGCGCAGTCCGAGCAGTCGATCTACCTGCGCTTCTTCGCCCCCATCAAGCGGTTGTCCGACAAGGACGTCCACCGCTTCACCCACGTCGACTACTCCGACCGGGTGGCGCTGGTGATGTATGTCCGCGACGACCTCGTGGGCATCGGCCGCTTCGACCGGATCACCCCCGGCGGGTCGGTCGCGGAGGTCGCCTTCAACGTCTCCGACCACCATCAGGGCCGGGGGATCGGCTCGGTGCTCCTGGAGCACCTCGCCGACATCGGTCGCGAGGGCGGGGTGACCCGCTTCGTCGCCGACGTCCTGCCGCAGAACCGTCGGATGATCGGGGTCTTCCGCGACGCCGGCTTCGAGGTCTCCCATGAGTTCGACGACGGCGTCATCGCCGTCTCCTTCGACATCGAACCGACCGAGGCCTCACGAGCGGTGCGCATGTCGCGCGAGCACCGCTCCGAGGTGCGGTCGATGCGCGCGGTGCTCCACCCGGAGACGGTCGCCGTCGTCGGGGTGAGCCGGAGACCGGCGACGATCGGCCGCGCCTTCTTCGACGACATCGTCGCCGGGGGGTTCACCGGCCGGGTCTACCCGGTCAACAACGCGGCCGAGCCCGGGACCCTCATCAACGGCCACCCCAGCGTCGCCTCCGTCCGCGACATCGAGGGTGGGGTCGACCTCGCGGTCGTGGCGGTCGTGGCCGAGGAGGTCCTCGGCATCGTCGAGGAGTGCGCCGACGCCGGGGTCAAGGCGCTGGTCGTGGCGTCCGAGGGCTTCGCCGAGACCGGCCCGGAGGGCCGCGCGCTGCAGCGCCAGCTGCTGATCCGGGCCCGCCATTACGGCATGCGGGTGCTCGGGCCCACGAGCTTCGGGCTCATCAACAACGACCCTCAGACCCGGCTCAACGCCTCCATCGCCGCGGCCGAGCACCTGCCCGACTTCGGCCGGCTGGGACTCTTCAGCCAGTCCGGCGGGCTGGGCATCGCACTGCTCGCCTCGGCCCGGCGGCGCGGGCTGGGGTTGTCGACCTTCGCCTCGGCGGGCAACCGGATCGACATCTCCGGCAACGACCTCATGCAGTACTGGACCGATGACGAGAACACCACGGTGGTCGGGCTCTACCTCGAGTCGATGGGCAACCCGCGCAAGTTCACCCGGATCGCGCGCAAACTGGCGATGACCAAACCGGTCATCGTCGTGAAGTCCGGGGCGGGCCAGCACGCCATCCCCCAGGGCCACCGGGTACGCGCCACCCAGGAGCGCCCGGAGACCTTCGGGCAGATGCTGCGCCAGTCCGGCGTCGTCCGGGTCGACAACGCCCACCAGCTCTTCGACGTCGCCCAGCTCCTGCTCTCCCAGCCGCTGCCGTGCGGTGACCGGGTCGCGGTCGTCTCCAACAACGACGCGCTGGGGTCGCTGGCCGCCGATGCCGCCTCCTCACGCCGGTTGCGCGTCACCCACGGACCGGTGACGGTGTCGGCCGAGGCGCTCACCGAGCAGTTCCGTGACGTCGTCGAGCAGGCCCTCGCCGACGAGGAGGTCGACGCCCTCATCGCCTGCTTCATCCCGCCCATCGCCGACATCGACCCCGATGTGGTCGACGCGGTCGCCACGGCCGTCGCCGGTCACGACAAGCCTTGCGTCGCAACCTTTCTCGGGATGCGCGGTGTCACCCCCGGCGCGGGCGTGCCCACCTACCCCATGCCCGAGGACGCCGTGCGCGCGCTCACCGCCGCCGTGCGGTATGCCCAGTGGCGGCGCCGCGACCACGGCGAGCGGGTGCGCCCCGAGGGTGTCGACCGGCCGGTCGCTGCACGGATCATCGAGGAGGCACTCTCCCGGCAGCCGCGAGGCGTCGAGCTCACCACCGAGGAGACCGGCTCCGTCCTCGCGGCCTACGGCATCTCCGTATGGCCCGTGGTGCCCGTCGGGTCGGACACGGAGGCGGTCGCGGCCTACCGCAAGCTCGGGGGCACGGTCGTGCTGAAGGCCACCTCGCCGATGCTCAGCCACCAGCCCGGCCAGGGATGGATCCGGACCGGGCTGCGTCATCCCAAGGCCGTCGGCGCCGCCTACCGCGACCTCGCCGCCCTGCTCGACCCGGTGGGGGCCGAGGGGATCGCCCTGCAGCAGATGGGTCCCTCCGGGGTCACCGTCGAGGTCAACTCGGCGGAGGACCCGCTCTTCGGCCCGGTCGTCGGGTTCGGCATCGCCGGCCTGCCCATCGACCTGCTCGGTGACGAGGCGCTGCGCTTCCCGCCGCTGACCGACGTCGACATCGCCGAGATGGTGTCCTCGATCAAGGCGGCACCCATGCTCGACGGCTACCGCGGCGCGATGCCGGTCGACCACGCCGCGCTGCACGACCTCATCGCGCGGGTCAGCGTGCTCGCCGACGACCACCCCGAGCTCGCCCACGTGCGGCTCAACCCGGTCATGGCCCACCCCGAGGGCATCGAGGTGCTCGGGGCCAGCATCCGGGTGGCCCCCGCGCCCACCCGCGCCGACGCGGAGCGGCGGACCCTGCTCGCCGACGTCTGA
- a CDS encoding DUF5998 family protein → MVRRVRSPLPESLVADIDAAGYLPAVVHDVVVTAVGKDHVVAHLVHDETTFDEMAVRNHLSVLVLTDRRLVIAHADDHEGPEGQRMATATSETVPLRSVRGVMLTHTVPDPERYDGSLSGRGITLTLGWGAVARVDLLPAVCEDPQCEGDHGYEGTVSSDDISLRIAAETHGVERLEQALAFASELSSRLGR, encoded by the coding sequence ATGGTCCGTCGTGTGAGGTCACCGTTGCCCGAGTCGCTCGTCGCCGACATCGATGCCGCGGGATACCTCCCCGCGGTCGTCCACGACGTGGTGGTGACCGCCGTCGGCAAGGACCACGTCGTCGCCCACCTCGTGCACGACGAGACAACCTTCGACGAGATGGCGGTCCGCAACCACCTCTCCGTCCTCGTGCTCACCGACCGGCGGCTCGTCATCGCCCACGCCGACGACCACGAGGGGCCCGAGGGCCAGCGGATGGCGACCGCCACCAGCGAGACGGTGCCCCTGCGCTCGGTGCGCGGCGTGATGCTCACCCACACCGTGCCCGACCCCGAGCGCTACGACGGCAGCCTCTCGGGGCGGGGGATCACCCTGACGCTCGGCTGGGGTGCGGTGGCCCGGGTCGACCTGCTCCCCGCGGTGTGCGAGGACCCGCAGTGCGAGGGTGACCACGGCTACGAGGGCACCGTCTCCAGCGACGACATCTCGCTGCGGATCGCCGCCGAGACGCACGGCGTCGAGCGGCTTGAGCAGGCCCTGGCCTTCGCCAGCGAGCTGTCGTCCCGCCTGGGTCGATGA
- a CDS encoding alkaline phosphatase family protein: MRPGEEPDATVGAVVDQTATDPAAVPTSANPVVARATEAYQPPAPGSGLASVLPAALRALGVDDLPEGVVPASWELPETRRVVVVLADGLGARQLQRRSGHARTLRDLSAAEDLGAGASACGFPSTTATSLSSLGTGRPAGGHGIVGWQTSYRGRLFNHLSWKDGPDPYTHQPLPTLLQHAGRRDVLMSTVSLPAYSGSGLTRAVLRGGAYTGAGTHDERTSGVLRALMQAGRRGRALVYAYWDEIDKAGHVHGPDSLEWGEAVETFDTWVAGLLERLPGGTTVLVTADHGMIEAPHAQRRDLALEPELEQGVALLAGEPRAPQAWCLPGAVDDVVAAWREQLGEQGLVLTREEAIEAGWFGPVRSGYDTRIGEVVVAMLGQATLLDSRLLRPEVLRLKGHHGSITDAETAIPLLVTTT; this comes from the coding sequence ATGAGGCCCGGCGAGGAGCCCGACGCCACGGTGGGTGCCGTGGTCGACCAGACCGCGACCGACCCTGCGGCAGTCCCGACCTCAGCGAATCCTGTCGTGGCCCGCGCCACCGAGGCCTACCAGCCGCCCGCGCCGGGCAGCGGACTGGCCTCCGTCCTCCCGGCGGCCCTGCGCGCCCTCGGGGTGGACGACCTGCCGGAGGGGGTGGTCCCGGCCAGCTGGGAGCTGCCGGAGACCCGCCGCGTCGTGGTCGTGCTCGCCGACGGGCTCGGGGCGCGTCAGCTGCAGCGCCGCAGCGGGCACGCCCGCACCCTGCGTGACCTCTCCGCCGCCGAGGACCTCGGCGCGGGAGCCTCCGCCTGCGGCTTCCCCTCGACGACCGCCACCAGCCTCAGCTCGCTGGGCACCGGCCGCCCGGCCGGGGGCCACGGCATCGTCGGGTGGCAGACCAGCTACCGGGGACGCCTCTTCAACCACCTGTCGTGGAAGGACGGCCCTGACCCGTACACCCACCAGCCGCTGCCCACCCTGCTCCAGCACGCCGGGCGTCGCGACGTGCTGATGAGCACCGTGTCCCTGCCGGCCTACTCCGGCTCCGGGCTGACCCGGGCGGTGCTGCGCGGCGGCGCCTACACCGGGGCCGGCACGCACGACGAGCGCACCTCCGGGGTGCTGCGCGCGCTGATGCAGGCCGGACGACGCGGACGCGCGCTGGTGTATGCCTACTGGGACGAGATCGACAAGGCCGGCCACGTCCACGGCCCGGACTCGCTCGAGTGGGGCGAGGCGGTGGAGACCTTCGACACCTGGGTCGCGGGGCTGCTCGAGCGTCTACCGGGAGGCACCACTGTGCTCGTCACCGCGGACCACGGCATGATCGAGGCGCCGCACGCCCAGCGCCGCGACCTCGCCCTGGAGCCCGAGCTCGAGCAGGGCGTCGCGCTGCTCGCGGGCGAGCCGCGGGCGCCGCAGGCGTGGTGCCTGCCGGGTGCCGTGGACGACGTCGTCGCCGCGTGGCGCGAGCAGCTGGGCGAGCAGGGCCTCGTGCTCACCCGTGAGGAGGCGATCGAGGCGGGGTGGTTCGGTCCGGTCCGGTCCGGCTACGACACCCGCATCGGCGAGGTCGTGGTCGCGATGCTCGGGCAGGCCACGCTGCTGGACTCGCGGCTGCTGCGGCCCGAGGTGCTGCGGTTGAAGGGCCACCACGGGTCGATCACCGACGCCGAGACCGCCATACCGCTGCTGGTCACGACCACCTGA
- a CDS encoding thymidine kinase, with product MPELVFFTGTMDCGKSTLALQMDHTHHQRGRGGLLFTQHDRSGSAVLSSRLGLTKGALEVNDDLDFWELVVEQRTNGRRIDYLICDEAQFYRPEQIEQLARLVDEMGIDVYAFGITADFRTELFPGSRRLIELADRTEQLQVRALCWCGKPATVNARVVDGHMVVEGEQVVVGDVGGGEEDALAASVVEYEVLCRRHYMRRMNSAAARSASLSPELLPFDLDLCPLPAPDLTALPEDDAAASTTRG from the coding sequence GTGCCCGAGCTCGTCTTCTTCACCGGAACCATGGACTGCGGCAAGTCGACCCTGGCCCTCCAGATGGACCACACCCACCACCAGCGCGGGCGCGGCGGTCTGCTCTTCACCCAGCACGACCGTTCCGGGTCGGCCGTGCTCTCCTCGCGCCTCGGGCTGACCAAGGGCGCCCTCGAGGTCAACGACGACCTGGACTTCTGGGAGCTCGTCGTCGAGCAGCGCACCAACGGACGCCGCATCGACTACCTCATTTGCGACGAGGCCCAGTTCTACCGCCCCGAGCAGATCGAGCAGCTCGCCCGGCTCGTCGACGAGATGGGCATCGACGTATATGCCTTCGGCATCACCGCCGACTTCCGCACCGAGCTCTTCCCCGGCTCGCGTCGGCTCATCGAGCTCGCCGACCGCACCGAGCAGCTCCAGGTCCGTGCGCTGTGCTGGTGCGGCAAGCCCGCGACCGTCAACGCGCGCGTCGTCGACGGCCACATGGTGGTCGAGGGCGAGCAGGTCGTCGTCGGGGATGTCGGCGGTGGTGAGGAGGACGCCCTGGCGGCCAGCGTTGTCGAGTACGAGGTGCTGTGCCGACGGCACTACATGCGCCGGATGAACTCCGCCGCGGCGCGCTCAGCCTCGCTCTCGCCCGAGCTGCTGCCCTTCGACCTCGACCTGTGCCCGCTGCCCGCGCCGGACCTGACGGCCCTCCCGGAGGACGACGCAGCGGCATCGACCACCCGGGGCTGA